A stretch of the Bacillus anthracis str. Vollum genome encodes the following:
- a CDS encoding SDR family oxidoreductase — translation MLKGKVALVTGASRGIGRAIAKRLANDGALVAIHYGNRKEEAEETVYEIQSNGGSAFSIGANLESLHGVEALYSSLDNELQNRTGSTKFDILINNAGIGPGAFIEETTEQFFDRMVSVNAKAPFFIIQQALSRLRDNSRIINISSAATRISLPDFIAYSMTKGAINTMTFTLAKQLGARGITVNAILPGFVKTDMNAELLSDPMMKQYATTISAFNRLGEVEDIADTAAFLASPDSRWVTGQLIDVSGGSCL, via the coding sequence ATGTTAAAAGGAAAAGTAGCATTAGTTACAGGAGCAAGCCGAGGAATTGGACGTGCTATTGCAAAACGTTTAGCAAACGACGGTGCATTAGTTGCTATTCATTATGGTAATCGAAAAGAAGAGGCTGAAGAAACCGTTTATGAAATCCAGTCAAATGGCGGATCAGCTTTTTCCATCGGTGCAAACCTTGAATCTTTACATGGTGTAGAAGCTCTTTATAGTTCTTTAGATAACGAATTACAAAACAGAACTGGTAGTACTAAATTTGATATTTTAATAAACAACGCTGGAATTGGTCCTGGTGCTTTTATTGAAGAAACGACTGAACAATTTTTTGATAGAATGGTTTCAGTAAATGCAAAAGCACCATTCTTTATCATCCAACAAGCTCTATCTCGTTTACGTGACAATAGCCGAATTATTAATATTTCATCCGCTGCCACACGAATTTCTTTACCTGATTTCATTGCATATAGTATGACGAAAGGCGCTATTAATACAATGACTTTCACACTAGCAAAACAGCTCGGAGCAAGAGGAATAACAGTGAATGCAATACTTCCAGGATTTGTTAAAACAGATATGAATGCAGAACTCTTGAGTGACCCAATGATGAAACAATACGCCACTACTATTTCCGCTTTCAATCGCTTAGGTGAAGTAGAAGACATTGCCGACACTGCTGCATTTCTCGCTTCTCCAGACAGCCGCTGGGTTACTGGACAATTAATTGATGTTAGCGGAGGATCTTGTTTATAA
- a CDS encoding sodium-dependent transporter, producing the protein MNSQQWTSKLGFVLAAAGSAIGLGAIWKFPYMAGIGGGGAFFLIFIGFTLLIGLPLLLAEFVIGRSTQKEAVDAYREIAPKTLWPWLGKLGIVTCFILLSFYSVVGGWILLYLWNAITGRLWEGNGAYEATFGEIISNPYLAVGSQLLFILITIFIVSKGVQNGVEKVNKYFMPALFVLFFVLIVRALTLDGAGEGVRFFLQPDFSNVTSEVILYAMGQSFFSLSVGVAVMVTYSSYLPKEESLPRSAFSIVGLTLVITLLAGLAIFPVVFAFGLEPSQGPGLLFIVLPAIFSKMAFGKVFFVIFLLLFFFATITSAISMLEISVASLTSKGKGKREKMALIVGLLIFVVGVPSALSFGILSDLKIFGKTVFDLADYAVSNVLMPLGVLLVSIFVPLKMKKDVLMKELGVSKNKGYKLFVLWLFLLRFIAPIAIIIVFLNVLGII; encoded by the coding sequence ATGAATTCACAGCAATGGACATCGAAATTAGGTTTCGTATTAGCTGCAGCAGGTTCAGCAATTGGTCTAGGGGCGATTTGGAAGTTCCCATACATGGCCGGAATTGGAGGGGGCGGCGCGTTCTTCCTTATTTTCATCGGTTTCACATTATTAATTGGTTTACCACTATTATTAGCTGAATTCGTTATCGGAAGAAGTACACAAAAAGAGGCTGTTGATGCGTATAGAGAAATCGCACCAAAAACATTATGGCCATGGTTAGGGAAATTAGGGATTGTAACATGTTTCATATTACTTTCTTTCTACAGTGTTGTAGGAGGCTGGATTTTATTATATTTATGGAATGCAATTACAGGTAGACTATGGGAAGGAAATGGAGCATACGAAGCTACGTTTGGTGAAATCATTTCCAATCCGTATTTAGCAGTAGGATCACAGCTATTATTCATCCTTATTACTATTTTTATTGTAAGTAAAGGTGTACAAAATGGTGTTGAAAAGGTAAATAAATATTTCATGCCAGCGTTATTCGTTTTATTCTTTGTATTAATCGTTCGTGCACTTACGTTAGATGGTGCAGGAGAAGGGGTTCGTTTCTTCTTACAACCTGATTTCTCAAATGTAACATCAGAAGTAATTTTATATGCGATGGGTCAATCGTTCTTCTCATTATCGGTCGGTGTAGCAGTAATGGTAACGTATAGTTCATACTTACCGAAGGAAGAAAGTTTACCGCGTTCAGCATTTTCAATCGTTGGTTTAACACTTGTCATTACATTACTTGCAGGTCTTGCAATTTTCCCAGTTGTGTTCGCATTTGGATTAGAACCATCGCAAGGACCAGGACTATTATTTATCGTATTACCTGCTATTTTCAGTAAAATGGCGTTCGGAAAAGTGTTCTTCGTTATTTTCTTATTGCTGTTCTTCTTCGCAACGATTACATCGGCTATTTCTATGCTAGAAATTAGTGTTGCGTCGTTAACATCAAAAGGTAAAGGGAAACGCGAGAAAATGGCCTTAATTGTAGGGTTATTAATCTTCGTTGTTGGAGTACCATCAGCATTATCATTTGGTATATTAAGTGATTTGAAAATTTTCGGAAAGACAGTCTTTGATTTAGCGGACTATGCAGTTAGTAACGTACTAATGCCACTTGGTGTTTTATTAGTTTCCATCTTTGTTCCTTTAAAAATGAAGAAAGATGTATTAATGAAAGAACTTGGTGTAAGTAAAAATAAGGGCTATAAATTATTCGTATTATGGTTATTCTTACTTCGCTTTATCGCACCAATTGCGATTATTATCGTATTCTTAAATGTACTTGGCATTATTTAA
- the msrA gene encoding peptide-methionine (S)-S-oxide reductase MsrA, whose product MSEKTYELATFAGGCFWCMVKPFDELPDIHKVLSGYAGGHVENPTYEQVKAGTSGHLEVVQITFDPSIFPYEKLLNLYWPQIDPTDDGGQFFDRGPSYRTAIFYHTETQKELAEKSKHSLAESGMFKDPIVTEIRPAAPFYEAEEYHQHFYKKNPEKYATEQKESGREDFIKENWQKK is encoded by the coding sequence ATGTCCGAAAAAACATACGAACTCGCAACCTTCGCAGGCGGTTGCTTTTGGTGCATGGTAAAGCCTTTTGATGAACTTCCCGATATTCATAAAGTACTTTCCGGCTATGCAGGTGGTCATGTAGAAAACCCAACATATGAACAAGTAAAAGCGGGTACATCTGGTCATTTAGAAGTTGTACAAATTACATTTGATCCTTCTATTTTTCCATATGAAAAATTATTAAATTTATATTGGCCACAAATCGATCCAACTGATGATGGCGGACAATTCTTTGACCGTGGTCCATCTTATCGCACCGCTATTTTTTATCATACCGAAACACAAAAAGAGCTTGCTGAAAAATCAAAACATTCTCTTGCAGAAAGCGGTATGTTTAAAGATCCAATTGTAACTGAAATTCGCCCGGCTGCACCTTTTTATGAGGCTGAAGAATACCATCAACATTTCTATAAAAAGAACCCAGAGAAATATGCTACTGAGCAAAAAGAATCTGGCCGTGAAGACTTTATAAAAGAAAATTGGCAAAAAAAATAA
- a CDS encoding MerR family DNA-binding transcriptional regulator produces the protein MKISELSKKTGASIRSIRHYEKKI, from the coding sequence TTGAAAATCAGTGAGCTGTCTAAAAAGACAGGTGCAAGTATCCGATCCATAAGGCATTATGAGAAAAAAATCTAA
- a CDS encoding NAD(P)-dependent oxidoreductase — MENPHRSPVTVIGLGPMGQALAGAFLMNGHPTTLWNRTAEKADYLISQGATLSNSVTGAVSASPLVIICVLDYNVVHEVLGPVGDALKGRTLVNLTADSPKRAREMATWAAQHGVDYLDGAIMTPTPTIGTPAASVLYSGPESIFKVHQPTLASLGGTTSYLGADPGRAAAYDVALLDLFWTSMSGYAHALALATAENIPAKEFAIYAQGIIDILPDIMAYLASEVDSGHYPGDKSNIISASAGMEHIIHAAQHHGLDVSVLSAAMAVTQQAINEGYGTDGFSRLTELLKKPSA; from the coding sequence ATGGAGAACCCGCACCGTTCACCTGTTACAGTTATCGGCTTAGGTCCGATGGGCCAGGCGCTAGCTGGTGCATTCCTGATGAACGGTCACCCTACGACATTATGGAACCGAACTGCCGAAAAAGCCGATTACCTTATTTCTCAGGGGGCGACCCTTTCAAATTCAGTCACCGGCGCGGTCTCTGCAAGCCCCCTGGTGATCATTTGTGTTCTGGACTATAATGTCGTCCATGAAGTCCTTGGCCCCGTGGGAGATGCCCTGAAGGGACGGACACTGGTGAACCTCACTGCCGACTCGCCCAAACGTGCCCGTGAAATGGCCACATGGGCTGCCCAACACGGAGTCGATTACCTCGATGGGGCAATTATGACCCCTACTCCGACCATCGGGACACCTGCGGCTTCCGTCCTGTATAGTGGACCAGAATCCATCTTTAAGGTCCACCAACCGACCTTAGCAAGCTTAGGTGGCACTACTTCTTATCTTGGGGCGGATCCTGGCCGGGCGGCGGCATATGATGTGGCCCTACTCGATCTCTTTTGGACATCCATGAGCGGTTACGCTCACGCTCTCGCACTTGCCACTGCCGAGAATATTCCGGCAAAGGAGTTCGCTATCTATGCCCAGGGTATCATAGACATCTTGCCCGACATCATGGCTTATTTGGCAAGCGAAGTAGACTCGGGTCACTACCCTGGTGACAAGTCCAATATCATCTCAGCCTCGGCAGGAATGGAACACATTATCCATGCTGCTCAACACCACGGCCTCGACGTTAGCGTTCTGAGTGCTGCAATGGCCGTAACCCAGCAGGCCATCAACGAGGGCTATGGAACCGACGGATTCTCACGCTTGACCGAACTGCTAAAAAAACCGTCTGCATAA
- a CDS encoding CD3324 family protein, translating into MKYVKAKAVLPESLITEIQKYIQGETIYIPKQETKHYKWGTRSGGRKQLDERNKAIKDAFKSGISIHQLAEEYFLSGETIKKIVYSK; encoded by the coding sequence ATGAAATACGTAAAAGCTAAGGCAGTTTTACCAGAAAGTTTAATTACTGAAATTCAAAAGTATATACAAGGTGAAACAATTTACATTCCAAAACAAGAAACAAAACATTATAAATGGGGTACACGATCTGGAGGAAGAAAACAACTAGATGAAAGAAACAAAGCCATTAAAGATGCATTTAAAAGCGGGATTTCCATTCATCAACTTGCAGAGGAGTATTTTCTTTCCGGAGAAACGATTAAAAAGATTGTGTACTCTAAATGA
- a CDS encoding DUF421 domain-containing protein, producing the protein MNHLGQITIELFVGFFVLLIATKILGKTQISQLTPFDFISAIVIGELVGNTVYDPEVRVWSILYAVFVWVILIYAIEVITQKFRRTRKFFEGYPSIIIRNGHIDREQLKSNHLDINQLQQMLRQQKDIFSIREVEYMILEPNGNISVLKKSKYESPTINDLSLKHKPVYLPISLISDGKVVKDNLREAGFDEGWLYKQIKKKGITKFEDVLYAEWKTDDGFFCQEMDR; encoded by the coding sequence ATGAATCATCTTGGGCAAATAACGATAGAACTTTTTGTTGGTTTTTTTGTTTTATTAATTGCTACTAAAATATTAGGGAAAACACAAATATCGCAGCTAACACCTTTTGATTTTATTTCTGCCATTGTAATCGGAGAACTCGTTGGAAACACCGTATATGATCCTGAGGTGAGAGTATGGTCTATTTTATACGCTGTTTTTGTATGGGTAATTTTAATTTACGCAATAGAAGTAATAACACAAAAATTTAGAAGGACAAGAAAGTTCTTTGAAGGATACCCTTCTATTATCATTCGTAATGGGCATATTGACAGAGAACAATTAAAATCGAATCATTTGGATATTAACCAATTACAACAAATGCTTAGGCAACAAAAAGATATATTTTCGATTCGAGAAGTTGAATATATGATATTAGAACCTAACGGAAACATAAGTGTATTGAAAAAAAGTAAATATGAATCTCCCACTATAAATGATTTAAGCTTAAAACATAAGCCTGTATACTTACCAATTTCATTAATTAGTGATGGGAAAGTAGTGAAGGATAATTTGAGGGAAGCAGGTTTTGATGAAGGATGGCTGTATAAACAAATAAAGAAAAAAGGGATTACTAAATTTGAGGACGTATTGTATGCAGAATGGAAAACAGACGATGGTTTCTTTTGTCAGGAAATGGATCGGTAG
- a CDS encoding DUF4037 domain-containing protein — protein sequence MGLKEKAIEMSEIYRQNPKVEAIILAGSVARKLEDEHSDIELHILWSMPPEDDDRKGPIHRIDGTILSYYPYEEEEWSETYLTKEGIKLEISNFLTETVEKVISDVVNQYDISYEKQCIVSSVHDGVSLYGGEKVNELKDRVVAYPENLAKRMISENLWLSNRWHNREALLKRKDWLMLYDVICEAQRNIFGVLFGLNRMYVHHPAFKWMPNNVDRMSIKPENLYERMANALIGKPEYSVQELEVLIQEVLQLVEHHAPELHIAEQQKRMQYAK from the coding sequence GTGGGATTAAAAGAGAAAGCAATAGAAATGTCGGAGATTTATAGGCAAAATCCGAAAGTGGAGGCTATCATTTTAGCGGGTTCAGTAGCTAGAAAGTTAGAAGATGAACATTCAGATATAGAATTACATATTTTATGGTCAATGCCGCCAGAGGATGACGATCGTAAGGGACCTATTCATCGTATTGACGGGACAATTTTGTCATATTATCCTTACGAGGAAGAAGAATGGTCGGAAACATATTTGACGAAAGAAGGAATTAAATTAGAGATTAGTAACTTTTTAACAGAAACAGTAGAGAAAGTTATTTCTGATGTGGTGAATCAATATGATATAAGTTATGAAAAGCAATGTATCGTATCATCCGTTCATGACGGTGTTAGTTTGTATGGGGGAGAGAAAGTGAATGAATTAAAAGATAGAGTGGTAGCATATCCAGAAAATCTAGCGAAACGGATGATTTCAGAAAATCTTTGGTTAAGCAATCGCTGGCATAATCGAGAGGCGCTTTTAAAACGAAAAGACTGGCTTATGCTATATGATGTTATTTGTGAAGCACAAAGAAATATATTTGGAGTCTTATTTGGTTTAAACCGAATGTATGTGCATCATCCTGCCTTTAAATGGATGCCGAATAATGTGGACCGAATGAGTATTAAGCCTGAAAACTTATATGAGCGTATGGCGAATGCATTAATAGGAAAACCAGAGTATAGTGTACAGGAGTTAGAAGTGTTAATCCAAGAGGTATTACAGTTAGTAGAACACCATGCTCCAGAATTACATATTGCCGAACAGCAAAAACGTATGCAATATGCGAAGTAA
- a CDS encoding putative polysaccharide biosynthesis protein: MSTSKVLKGTALLSGATMISRILGFIYFFPFQLLVGTQGVALYGYAYSWYGILLSFSTAGIPIAVSKFVAKHNALGDYSTSKKLYNSSVKLMLFMGFLGFLVLFIGAPYISQFIIRSKTPDPQFISDVTLTMRALSFALIIVPAMSVTRGYFQGFQHMKPSAVSQVVEQIARVVFILVGSFIVSKLLGGSVASSVAVATFGAVIGALASVSILMVYWKKYNGLKPPEGELKSRASNISIKNIYIELLRYAIPIVFVGIAIPLYTLVDQYTVADALRAMGEPLETANAVFAYITNYAQKLIMIPASLATGFSLTIIPAITKSYTSGKLEELQEQISKIFQVLLFFTIPAAFGLASIAYDAFRMVYVNPEIALGGSQYLISFAPSAILSAIFTVSAAILQGIDYQRKTMIAFSVGILVKVLVNTPLLHLFGGHGAVLGTILGYLISNSIMLYCIVKFAKFKMGETVKTVFLITIYSAAMSAVVMALKAILTWLIPGQSYMESLLIVVICGAVGGIVYLLFILTSGLASHILGDKIQRSPILGKLIK, translated from the coding sequence TTGTCTACTTCAAAAGTTTTAAAAGGAACTGCTTTATTAAGTGGCGCGACAATGATTTCACGTATATTAGGTTTTATATACTTCTTCCCTTTTCAACTATTAGTTGGAACGCAAGGGGTCGCTTTATATGGATATGCATACTCTTGGTACGGTATTTTATTAAGCTTTTCAACTGCCGGTATCCCTATTGCCGTTTCCAAATTCGTTGCAAAGCATAATGCGCTTGGTGATTATAGTACAAGCAAAAAATTATACAACTCTAGCGTAAAATTAATGCTGTTTATGGGCTTTTTAGGGTTTTTAGTTTTATTTATTGGAGCACCATACATATCACAATTTATTATTCGCTCGAAAACGCCAGATCCACAATTTATCTCTGACGTAACACTTACGATGCGAGCATTAAGTTTCGCACTGATTATCGTACCAGCAATGAGTGTTACACGTGGTTATTTCCAAGGATTTCAACATATGAAACCAAGCGCTGTTTCTCAAGTCGTAGAACAAATTGCGCGCGTTGTTTTCATTTTAGTTGGTAGTTTCATCGTCTCAAAACTATTAGGAGGTTCCGTAGCCTCTTCTGTTGCAGTTGCTACGTTTGGAGCTGTTATCGGAGCACTGGCAAGCGTCTCTATTTTAATGGTGTACTGGAAAAAATATAATGGATTAAAACCTCCCGAAGGCGAATTAAAATCAAGAGCATCCAATATCTCAATAAAAAATATTTATATAGAATTACTTCGATATGCAATCCCAATTGTATTTGTCGGCATCGCAATTCCACTCTACACGTTAGTAGATCAATATACTGTAGCTGATGCCCTGAGAGCGATGGGAGAGCCTTTAGAAACAGCGAATGCAGTGTTCGCTTATATAACGAACTATGCCCAAAAGTTAATTATGATTCCAGCTTCACTTGCAACTGGATTCTCCTTAACAATCATTCCTGCTATAACGAAATCTTATACAAGCGGGAAACTAGAAGAATTACAAGAACAAATTTCAAAGATATTTCAAGTCTTGTTATTCTTTACTATCCCAGCTGCATTTGGCCTTGCTAGCATCGCTTACGATGCATTCCGTATGGTTTATGTAAATCCTGAAATTGCACTTGGTGGATCACAATATTTAATTTCATTTGCACCTTCTGCTATATTAAGTGCGATTTTCACAGTTTCAGCTGCCATATTACAAGGAATCGATTATCAAAGAAAAACGATGATCGCTTTCTCAGTCGGTATTCTCGTTAAAGTTTTAGTAAATACACCGCTCTTACATTTATTTGGCGGACACGGTGCTGTACTTGGAACCATTCTTGGATACCTCATTTCAAATAGTATTATGTTGTACTGCATCGTTAAGTTTGCGAAATTTAAAATGGGTGAAACAGTAAAAACAGTATTTCTTATTACAATTTACTCAGCAGCAATGTCTGCTGTTGTGATGGCATTAAAAGCAATTTTAACATGGTTAATTCCTGGACAATCTTATATGGAATCACTTCTCATTGTTGTTATATGCGGCGCTGTAGGAGGGATTGTTTACCTTTTATTCATCTTAACGAGCGGACTTGCTTCACATATTCTCGGTGATAAGATTCAACGATCACCCATACTAGGTAAATTAATTAAATAA
- a CDS encoding polysaccharide deacetylase family protein encodes MKKKIIITIVTLFIITVALFGTYKLMNARGFQLFGDLTNRVETNEKVVALTFDDGPTNNVKQILPLLDTYHAKATFFLIGNELEKNLSLGEAIVQSGHQVGNHTYSHNRMVFKTPSYIKEEIEKTNSLIRRIGFTGEIDFRPPNGKKLIGLPYYLNKNNIETITWDLEPDTFYKSAADKIDYVSKNVKPGSIILLHSMYDESNENLQTIEGILDSLSKKGYQFVTVNELQKSAK; translated from the coding sequence ATGAAAAAGAAAATAATCATTACAATCGTTACATTATTCATTATTACTGTAGCATTATTTGGAACATACAAATTGATGAACGCAAGAGGCTTTCAATTGTTTGGAGATTTAACAAACCGAGTAGAAACAAATGAAAAAGTGGTTGCTTTAACTTTTGATGATGGCCCTACGAACAATGTAAAACAAATATTACCGCTACTAGATACATACCATGCAAAAGCTACCTTCTTTTTAATCGGAAATGAATTAGAAAAAAACCTATCGCTAGGAGAAGCTATCGTACAATCTGGACACCAAGTTGGAAACCATACATATTCTCATAACAGAATGGTTTTTAAAACACCTTCTTATATTAAAGAAGAAATAGAAAAAACAAATTCATTAATACGCCGAATAGGATTTACAGGCGAAATTGATTTTAGACCACCTAATGGAAAAAAATTAATTGGACTACCATATTATTTAAATAAAAATAATATCGAAACGATTACATGGGATCTTGAACCTGATACTTTTTATAAATCTGCGGCAGATAAAATTGACTACGTTTCTAAAAATGTAAAACCAGGTTCTATCATTTTACTGCACTCTATGTATGATGAGTCTAATGAAAATTTACAGACTATCGAAGGTATTCTAGACTCTTTATCTAAGAAGGGCTATCAGTTCGTAACAGTAAATGAATTACAAAAAAGTGCAAAATAA
- the ilvE gene encoding branched-chain-amino-acid transaminase — MGNQYIYMNGEFVEKEKAVVSVYDHGFLYGDGVFEGIRSYGGNVFCLKEHVKRLYESAKSILLTIPLTVDEMEEAVLQTLQKNEYADAYIRLIVSRGKGDLGLDPRSCVKPSVIIIAEQLKLFPQEFYDNGLSVVSVASRRNTPDALDPRIKSMNYLNNVLVKIEAAQAGVLEALMLNQQGYVCEGSGDNVFVVKDGKVLTPPSYLGALEGITRNSVIELCERLSIPCEERPFTRHDVYVADEVFLTGTAAELIPVVKVDSREIGDGKPGSVTKQLTEEFKKLTRERGVRVPGLAESLL, encoded by the coding sequence ATGGGAAACCAGTACATTTATATGAATGGGGAATTTGTAGAAAAAGAAAAGGCAGTTGTTTCAGTATATGATCACGGTTTTTTATACGGAGACGGTGTATTTGAAGGAATTCGTAGTTACGGTGGAAATGTATTTTGTTTAAAAGAACATGTAAAACGATTGTATGAATCGGCAAAATCTATTTTACTTACAATCCCGCTGACGGTTGACGAAATGGAAGAAGCAGTTTTACAGACACTTCAAAAAAATGAGTATGCAGATGCTTACATTCGCTTAATTGTTTCAAGAGGAAAAGGGGACTTAGGACTTGATCCGAGAAGCTGTGTGAAACCGAGCGTTATTATCATTGCAGAACAATTAAAATTATTCCCTCAGGAATTTTACGATAACGGACTAAGTGTTGTATCTGTTGCATCAAGACGTAATACGCCAGATGCATTAGACCCACGAATTAAGTCAATGAACTACTTAAATAACGTACTTGTAAAAATTGAAGCGGCACAAGCAGGAGTGCTAGAGGCACTTATGTTAAATCAGCAAGGATATGTTTGTGAAGGATCTGGAGATAATGTTTTCGTTGTGAAAGATGGAAAAGTGTTAACACCTCCGTCATATTTAGGGGCATTAGAAGGCATTACGAGAAATAGTGTTATCGAGCTATGTGAGCGACTGAGTATTCCGTGTGAGGAAAGACCATTCACTCGCCATGACGTATATGTAGCGGATGAAGTGTTTTTAACAGGAACGGCAGCTGAATTAATTCCAGTTGTAAAGGTGGATTCAAGAGAAATTGGAGATGGGAAACCAGGAAGTGTGACGAAACAATTGACTGAGGAATTTAAAAAGTTAACGAGAGAAAGAGGCGTACGTGTTCCAGGACTGGCAGAAAGCTTACTGTAG
- a CDS encoding FusB/FusC family EF-G-binding protein: MEAFIRSDQYNFIKSQAYILANGHATANDRGVIQALKSLAIEKIIHVFENLTDEQKELIDTVLTVQNREDAESFLTKINPYVIPFQEVTAQTLKKLFPKAKKLKLPDMEEMDMKEISYLSWVDKGSSRKFIIAKNDKNKFVGLQGTFQSLNKKSICSLCHGHEEVGMFLVEIKGDIPGTFVKKGNYICKDGVACNQNMKSLDKLQDFIERLKK; encoded by the coding sequence ATGGAAGCTTTTATTAGAAGTGATCAATATAATTTTATAAAATCACAAGCTTATATTTTGGCAAATGGGCACGCAACGGCAAATGATAGAGGTGTCATTCAAGCGTTAAAATCATTAGCGATTGAAAAAATAATACATGTATTTGAGAATTTAACGGATGAACAGAAAGAGTTAATTGATACGGTATTAACAGTTCAAAATAGAGAAGATGCAGAATCATTTTTAACGAAAATAAATCCGTATGTCATTCCGTTTCAGGAAGTTACAGCGCAAACGTTAAAGAAATTATTTCCTAAAGCGAAAAAATTAAAACTTCCTGATATGGAAGAAATGGACATGAAAGAAATATCTTATTTAAGCTGGGTTGATAAAGGATCAAGCAGGAAATTTATTATAGCGAAAAATGATAAAAATAAGTTTGTTGGTCTGCAAGGAACGTTCCAAAGTTTAAATAAAAAGAGCATTTGTTCTTTATGTCACGGACATGAAGAAGTAGGGATGTTTTTAGTTGAAATTAAAGGTGATATACCAGGAACTTTCGTGAAAAAGGGAAACTATATTTGTAAAGACGGTGTAGCTTGTAATCAGAATATGAAATCACTTGATAAATTACAGGATTTTATTGAGAGATTGAAGAAATAA